The Oscillospiraceae bacterium genome contains the following window.
CCGGCCGTAAACTTTTGCATATCCGGCGGCAGGGGCAGTCCCAGCTCCCGGCAGGCCGGCTCCCACAGGGTATCCCACAGCCGCTCGGTGTCAAACATCAGCCCGTCCATATCAAAAATAACGCCTTTAACCATCGGGGGTCATCCTTTCACGGTTTTGTTTTGTCTGTTCAAGGCTATTGTACCGCAGTTTTGGCGTTCACGCAACACCCCGGCCCACGGCGTTTCAGGTTTCTTTTGCGGGGGTATTCCGGCATTCTCCGCCGGTGCTCACCCCTGCAGGGCAGGCCCTGCAAGATACGCCTGCAGGCCCGCCAGCGCCTGCCGCCCCTCGCGGTGGCCACGGGCGTACAACTCGGTCAATGTATCGACATTGCCCTCAAACCGGCTGATCGTGATCGGCTCCTGCGGGCGCAGGCAGTAGATGCGGTCGTTCTGCTCCAGCTCGTCCAGCTCATCCATCAGGGCGTTGTAGCGCAGCTCCTGGGTCAGCATCGTGGCCAGAAACAGCGGCTTATCGCCGTAAAAATCATCGTAAAGGTCTACCATCCGCTGGCCGGGCTGACTCTTGCGGAAGCCCTTCTGCCGCGTGGTCACGACAACGATCTTGTCAAACCCCTGCTTGAGCGCCCAGTTCAGCGCAATGGGGCAGGAGCAGCCGCCGTCCAGATAGGGCTGGCCGTCCAGCATGACCGGCGTGGACGCCAGCGGCAGGCTGGCCGATGCGCGCACCGCCTCGTTGAAATCAAAATCCGTCTTGCCCTTCTCAAAGTAGGCAGGCTTGCCGGTCTCGACATTCGTTGCCACGGCGATCATCCGCATACCGCCGTGCCGGTAGGTGTCCTCATCGTAGGGAACCTCTTTTTTAACATCGTACAGCATGAATTTCAGGCCGAACAGGCTGCCGCCCCGCAGCGCCGCCTTAGGCCCGAAGTAGCGCGGGTCATGGCGGTAGCGCAGGTTGATGCTGGCCGCCCGCCCCGGCTGGTGCGAGACATAGTTCAGCGCGTTGAGCGCCCCTGCCGACACACCCGCCACCGCCGGGAAATACAGCTCGTTCTCCATAAATGTATCCAGCACACCGGCCGTGTACAGCCCACGCAGCGAGCCGCCCTCCAGCAGCAGGATCGAATTTTCCGGTATCGT
Protein-coding sequences here:
- a CDS encoding patatin family protein, whose translation is MSKITIPENSILLLEGGSLRGLYTAGVLDTFMENELYFPAVAGVSAGALNALNYVSHQPGRAASINLRYRHDPRYFGPKAALRGGSLFGLKFMLYDVKKEVPYDEDTYRHGGMRMIAVATNVETGKPAYFEKGKTDFDFNEAVRASASLPLASTPVMLDGQPYLDGGCSCPIALNWALKQGFDKIVVVTTRQKGFRKSQPGQRMVDLYDDFYGDKPLFLATMLTQELRYNALMDELDELEQNDRIYCLRPQEPITISRFEGNVDTLTELYARGHREGRQALAGLQAYLAGPALQG